The Verrucomicrobiia bacterium region AGGGGCTCACGCGTGAAAATGCTCCGGAAGTTCTGGAAAGCGCGCGCGCCAAGGGCTGCGACGTCGTCGTGCATGCGGCATTCAGCGCGCCGAAGACCGGGCCTTCTTCGATGCTCGCGGCCTGCCTCGAGGACAACATCGGGCTCACGCAGAAGCTCGCCGAAGTGCCGCACCGCAAGATGATTTATATTTCCTCGATCGACGTTTATCCCAAGACGCCAGGCCCGCACAGCGAGGATGAGGACATCCACTTCCGCGACATCGCGGGATTTTACGGCATCATGAAGCTGACCTGCGAGGCTCTCGTCCAGCAGAAATGCCCGAACCATCTTATCCTGCGCTGCTCCGCGTTTTTGGGGCGGTATTCCCGCAAGGCCAATCTCAAGGTGATCGCCGAAGACCCGAAGCCCGAACTGAAGCTCCAGGCGGGCTCGCGTTTCAATTACATCCTCCATGAAGACGTGGCGGCCTTTATCGAATACGCGGTCGAGCACGACCTGCGCGGCATCTACAACGTCGCATCCAGCGGCGCGGTCACGCTTTCCGAAATCGCGGAGTGGGTTAAGAAAAAGCCCGTGTATGGCGATTACCTTTATGATTCCGGGGACATCTCCAACCGTAAAATTGCGGCGGTTTTCCCCGCGCTGAAAAAAACATCGCGCCAGGTCGCGGAACATTTCCTGGCGAGCGAATATTCTTATTCTTTTTAGGAGCCATGATGGACGAGAAGAAAATCAAAAAAGTGCTGATCACCGGCATCGCGGGTTCGGGAGGCAGTTATCTGGCGGAATACATCGTGAACCATCATCCCGGCGCCCAGGTGCACGGCATGGTGCGCTGGCACAGCGCCGCGGGGAAGGAAAACCTCGCGAACGTTTTGGACCGCGTCCAGCTCCACGAATGCGATCTCAACGACATGGTTTCCGTCCTCGAAGTGATGAAAAAGGTAAAGCCCGATGCCATTTTTCATCTGGCCTCGAACGCGAATGTGCGCGCGTCTTTCATTTATCCCCATGCGGTGCTGAGCAACAACATCCTCGGCACCTGCAATCTTTTCGAAGCCGTGCGGCTTACCGGGATCGACCCTTTGATCCAGCATTGCTCCACGTCCGAAGTCTACGGCCAGGTGGACCCCAAGAACGTGCCGATCAAGGAAGACTGCCCGATCCAGCCGTCCAGCCCTTACGCGGTGTCGAAAGTCGCGCAGGATTTTCTGGGGCTCACGTATTTCCGCAGTTACAACATGAAAATTATCCGCACGCGCATGTTCGCCTACATTAATCCGCGGCGCGCGGACCTTTTCGCCACGTCGTTCGCGAGGCAGGTGGCGCGCATCGAGGCCGGACTCCAGAAAGAGCTCAAGCACGGG contains the following coding sequences:
- a CDS encoding GDP-mannose 4,6-dehydratase; this encodes MDEKKIKKVLITGIAGSGGSYLAEYIVNHHPGAQVHGMVRWHSAAGKENLANVLDRVQLHECDLNDMVSVLEVMKKVKPDAIFHLASNANVRASFIYPHAVLSNNILGTCNLFEAVRLTGIDPLIQHCSTSEVYGQVDPKNVPIKEDCPIQPSSPYAVSKVAQDFLGLTYFRSYNMKIIRTRMFAYINPRRADLFATSFARQVARIEAGLQKELKHGNLDSIRTMIDVRDAMEAYWVALVHCKAGETYNIGGKTTISVGDFLELLKKHAKTKIPTVQDPALLRPADVTLQIPDTSKFKAATKWEPKISFEESVVSLLEEWRRRVKREAAEAKS